The following coding sequences lie in one Listeria ivanovii subsp. londoniensis genomic window:
- the eetB gene encoding flavinylation system FAD exporter subunit EetB, with product MTKNRRLVYIALLAAQAVVISLLERAIPFPFAFAPGAKLGLANIITCISLYTLSAKDTFMIICIRLVLSTLLGGTISTFMYSAAGAILSFLGMWLVQQLGPKRVSIIGVSVTGGILHNVGQLVIASWIAGTWSVMLYLPVLSFIGILSGIAVGIAANYLLKNVQTLRMFADAKQNQAATLK from the coding sequence ATGACAAAAAACAGACGATTAGTATATATAGCGCTACTTGCCGCACAAGCAGTTGTTATAAGTTTGCTGGAACGTGCAATTCCGTTTCCATTTGCATTTGCACCTGGAGCGAAACTTGGGCTTGCTAATATTATTACTTGTATTTCACTCTATACATTATCAGCAAAAGATACATTTATGATTATTTGTATTAGACTCGTATTATCAACTTTGCTTGGTGGAACCATTTCTACATTTATGTATAGTGCTGCGGGAGCAATACTCAGTTTTCTCGGCATGTGGCTAGTGCAACAACTTGGACCGAAACGCGTTAGTATCATCGGTGTTAGTGTGACCGGTGGAATTTTGCATAATGTCGGTCAGCTCGTTATCGCAAGTTGGATTGCAGGTACTTGGTCAGTTATGCTTTACTTACCAGTACTATCATTTATCGGTATTCTTTCTGGAATTGCAGTAGGAATAGCGGCAAACTATTTACTGAAAAATGTTCAAACTTTGCGCATGTTCGCTGATGCAAAACAAAATCAAGCAGCAACACTAAAATAA
- the pplA gene encoding extracellular electron transfer flavoprotein PplA, which yields MKLKKVAMGITVVMASSLLLVGCGSSDDSSKDKKDTDTKQTETKKTAKTDGTMTDGTYKLEEKNYDDKGWKAFMSIEVKDGKITKANYDYKNKDGKLKSEDADYEKAMKDKVGTGPQEYLKQLSDSLVKNQAAASVEVVSGATHSSDAFINYANQLIQAAQKADTTTISINNLAEMEDGTYKLEEQNYAHDYRVVFSIDVKDGKITKSDYNYVDKDGNLKSDDADYEKNMKAKSGTGPAEYIPALNKSLVDKQSPAEVDTVSGATNSSNQFKIYAAQLENAAQNGDTDTIKVYNLVEAE from the coding sequence ATGAAATTGAAAAAAGTAGCAATGGGTATTACCGTAGTAATGGCTTCAAGTTTATTACTAGTAGGTTGCGGTAGTAGCGACGACAGCAGCAAAGATAAGAAGGACACAGACACAAAACAAACAGAAACAAAGAAAACAGCAAAAACTGATGGTACTATGACTGACGGTACTTACAAATTAGAAGAAAAAAATTACGATGACAAAGGCTGGAAAGCATTTATGTCCATCGAAGTGAAAGATGGCAAAATTACAAAAGCTAACTACGATTACAAAAATAAAGATGGTAAATTAAAATCTGAAGATGCAGACTACGAAAAAGCTATGAAAGACAAAGTAGGAACTGGTCCTCAAGAATACTTGAAACAACTAAGCGATTCTTTAGTTAAAAATCAAGCAGCAGCATCTGTAGAAGTAGTTTCAGGAGCAACTCATTCTTCTGACGCTTTCATCAACTACGCCAACCAATTAATTCAAGCAGCTCAAAAAGCTGATACAACTACAATTTCCATCAACAACTTAGCTGAAATGGAAGATGGAACATACAAATTAGAAGAACAAAATTACGCACATGATTACCGTGTAGTATTCAGCATTGACGTAAAAGATGGCAAAATCACTAAATCTGATTACAACTATGTTGATAAAGATGGTAACCTTAAATCAGACGATGCTGACTACGAGAAAAACATGAAAGCTAAATCTGGTACTGGTCCAGCTGAGTATATTCCAGCACTTAACAAATCTCTAGTAGACAAACAAAGCCCTGCTGAAGTAGATACAGTTTCTGGAGCTACTAACTCTTCTAACCAATTCAAAATCTACGCTGCACAACTTGAAAATGCAGCTCAAAATGGCGACACTGATACAATCAAAGTGTACAACCTAGTAGAAGCTGAATAA
- a CDS encoding DUF4003 family protein encodes MDSEYIFESEKATKLLMKNYDLVKTSGVSFIDKRIRFLIARLFAGNNDVINPEKFSEINKEIKRQLGFFTALNGNVRASLAGLLMTNDNASSESINQVISNYNTLIDAGFKRTEYTYFAAYLLLESTKPAQVARKAKKIHELFKKDHPFLTKSEDVTTAVFLANLPEEDTAKLAAITEYYFQAFANKGFRKNDSLQFLATTGTLLYREENSGFIRKVDNVVEELRRKGVKIKPLHYSSIGILAFVMDGRKIDSGLVNLIDELSQQPGLKFGREFVVALAISMYTEKQSGQMSKEQLEGLMVNVHILIAMEQAAAASAAAAASAAAASN; translated from the coding sequence ATGGATTCTGAATATATTTTTGAAAGTGAAAAAGCAACAAAGCTATTAATGAAAAATTACGATTTAGTCAAAACGAGTGGTGTGAGTTTTATTGATAAACGTATTCGATTTTTGATTGCTCGGCTTTTCGCAGGGAATAATGATGTGATTAATCCAGAAAAATTCAGCGAAATCAACAAAGAAATCAAGCGTCAATTGGGGTTCTTTACGGCACTAAATGGCAATGTTCGGGCTTCTTTAGCCGGACTCTTAATGACGAATGATAATGCTAGTTCCGAGAGCATCAACCAGGTTATTTCCAACTACAATACACTAATTGATGCTGGCTTTAAACGCACAGAATACACTTATTTTGCTGCCTATTTATTACTAGAATCTACTAAACCTGCCCAAGTTGCCCGAAAAGCAAAAAAAATTCACGAGCTTTTCAAAAAAGACCATCCATTTTTAACAAAAAGTGAAGATGTCACGACCGCGGTTTTCTTAGCTAATTTGCCAGAAGAAGATACGGCGAAATTGGCTGCCATCACAGAATATTATTTTCAAGCCTTTGCAAATAAAGGGTTCCGCAAAAATGATAGTTTACAATTTTTGGCAACAACTGGAACGCTACTTTATAGAGAAGAAAATAGTGGCTTTATTAGAAAAGTGGATAATGTCGTTGAAGAATTACGTCGAAAAGGAGTTAAAATCAAACCACTACACTACTCAAGTATTGGGATTTTAGCGTTTGTGATGGATGGGCGGAAAATTGATTCGGGATTGGTTAATTTAATTGATGAATTATCTCAACAGCCGGGATTGAAATTTGGCCGTGAATTTGTTGTAGCGTTAGCAATAAGTATGTATACGGAAAAACAATCTGGTCAGATGAGTAAAGAACAATTAGAAGGATTAATGGTCAATGTGCACATCCTAATCGCAATGGAACAAGCAGCTGCAGCAAGTGCCGCAGCCGCAGCGAGTGCAGCCGCGGCATCAAACTGA
- a CDS encoding SIS domain-containing protein, protein MINNYIDITIRMLENILDNEADYVKEAGEKVAEAIENDGIIHLFGCGHSHILTEEVFYRAGGLAAIHPILHEPLMLHEGAAASSVLERKNDYAKTFMMEENIRPGDVMIVLSTSGRNPVPIDVAEIAREKGAFIIVITSLQYSTSQKSRHTSGKRLSDTGDIVIDNGAVKGDAVLKSASFDIPFAPTSTVTGAAILQAVFAEAIEKMVNDNFTPPVFISGNIENADEHNRGLVEKYTPRIPLLGMNL, encoded by the coding sequence ATGATTAACAATTATATTGATATTACCATTCGTATGCTTGAAAATATTCTTGATAATGAAGCCGACTACGTAAAAGAAGCAGGAGAAAAAGTTGCTGAAGCGATTGAAAATGATGGGATAATACATTTATTTGGTTGTGGTCATTCGCACATTTTGACCGAAGAAGTATTTTACCGAGCTGGAGGACTTGCGGCAATTCACCCAATTTTGCATGAGCCATTAATGTTACACGAGGGCGCGGCTGCATCTTCTGTACTTGAACGAAAAAACGATTATGCAAAAACATTCATGATGGAAGAGAATATTCGTCCAGGAGATGTTATGATTGTGCTATCTACATCAGGACGGAATCCTGTACCAATCGACGTAGCAGAAATCGCCCGTGAAAAAGGAGCTTTCATCATCGTTATCACTTCACTTCAATATTCAACGAGCCAAAAATCCCGCCATACATCAGGAAAACGTTTATCCGACACTGGTGATATCGTTATTGACAACGGCGCAGTAAAAGGGGATGCAGTTCTAAAATCGGCTAGCTTTGATATTCCATTTGCACCTACTTCAACCGTAACCGGTGCAGCCATTTTACAAGCTGTTTTCGCAGAAGCAATTGAAAAAATGGTAAATGATAATTTCACACCACCAGTATTTATTAGTGGAAACATCGAAAATGCAGATGAGCATAACCGAGGACTAGTTGAAAAATACACACCGCGAATCCCGCTACTGGGAATGAATTTATAA
- a CDS encoding FAD:protein FMN transferase — protein MKKWKMILSIMMLALIVSACGNAKEETTKEPSDSKNLMDQPYSKTDFLMGTVVTLKIYDKDKEAVLDKGFDRIKELAAKITTSDSGKTSEVDKINEQAGKKPVKVSDDVYYLIQEGLKYSENSGGSFDITVGPLTSLWHIGFSDARKPSQAEIDAVLPLINYKDVTMNDKDKTVYLEKEGMELDLGAIAKGYITDETLKIFKENKVTTSIIDLGGNIYVQGNNPNGNKWNVGIQDPFSPRGSVIGKLPEANMSIVTSGIYERYLEVDGKTYHHILDPKTGYPFDNDIAGVSIVSKKSIDGDGLSTATFSKGIKGGMDYIEQFDGVDAIFISKDKKVYETSGLKGQFELTDKNFEMDTLK, from the coding sequence ATGAAAAAATGGAAAATGATACTTTCGATAATGATGTTGGCGCTCATTGTGTCGGCTTGTGGAAATGCCAAAGAGGAGACAACGAAAGAACCAAGCGATTCGAAAAACTTAATGGATCAACCATACTCAAAAACGGACTTCCTTATGGGGACGGTTGTTACACTAAAAATTTACGATAAAGACAAAGAAGCAGTTCTTGATAAAGGTTTTGATCGAATTAAAGAATTAGCTGCTAAAATTACTACAAGTGATTCTGGAAAAACATCCGAAGTAGATAAAATCAACGAACAAGCTGGAAAGAAACCAGTAAAAGTTTCAGATGATGTCTACTACTTAATTCAAGAAGGTCTTAAGTACTCGGAGAATTCTGGCGGTAGCTTTGATATTACTGTTGGTCCGCTAACTTCTTTATGGCATATTGGTTTTTCTGATGCCCGTAAACCTTCGCAAGCAGAAATCGATGCTGTTTTACCATTAATTAACTACAAAGACGTTACCATGAATGATAAAGATAAAACCGTTTATCTCGAAAAAGAAGGAATGGAACTAGATTTAGGAGCTATTGCTAAAGGTTACATTACTGATGAAACACTAAAAATATTTAAAGAAAATAAAGTAACAACTTCGATTATTGATTTAGGTGGAAATATTTACGTTCAAGGAAATAATCCAAATGGAAACAAATGGAATGTTGGTATTCAGGATCCATTTTCCCCGCGCGGTAGTGTGATTGGGAAACTTCCAGAAGCTAACATGTCGATTGTTACATCAGGTATTTATGAACGATATTTAGAAGTAGACGGAAAAACTTATCACCATATTTTAGATCCGAAAACAGGTTATCCGTTCGACAACGATATCGCTGGTGTTTCCATAGTATCTAAAAAATCAATCGATGGCGATGGCCTGTCCACTGCCACTTTCTCCAAAGGAATTAAAGGAGGAATGGACTACATTGAACAATTTGATGGTGTAGACGCAATTTTCATTAGTAAAGATAAGAAAGTATACGAAACATCGGGATTAAAAGGGCAATTCGAATTAACAGATAAAAATTTCGAAATGGACACATTGAAATAA
- a CDS encoding FAD-dependent oxidoreductase, with protein sequence MPEKNIVLIGAGYAGVHAAKKLAKKYKKDKDVNITLIDRHSYHTMMTELHEVAGGRVEPTAVQYDLRRLFNRTKVNLVTDNVTHVDHDKKIVTTEHGSYPFDYLVLGMGGEPNDFGTPGVSDNGFTLWSWEDSVKLRKHIEETVTKASLEQNVEKRKAMLSFVVCGSGFTGIEMVGELLEWKNRLAKDNKIDPSEIKLVVVEAAPTILNMLERRDADKAERYMVKKGIEIMKNAAIVEVKPDSIVLKSGEEIPTSTLIWTAGVRANSDTKDYGMEAARAGRLKVNQYMEAEGLKDVYVVGDLAYFEDEEGKPTPQIVEGAEQTALTAAKSIIVEMSGTGEKEAFQGKYHGVMVSIGAKYGVAHLGGMHLSGWFAILMKHMVNLYYFFGIRSGYYMWQYIMHEFFHIKDHRNIFRGWTSRYGNVLWTLPLRVYLGWFWIDEALSKIYGETTWDKVSITNLKPLFNGVGSDSWLTATTSKMPFEWLQTSATSGASQAAGDAAGAAATNVTTPILSHMPGWFEWIMKLLMPNLDVALVMQKVVPFVELAIGLAMVVGLFTWLVSIGSAGFLVMFTLSAMLGWDKFWALPASIALLNGAGRTFGLDYWAVPWFQKHLGHWWYGKPKSVYRDK encoded by the coding sequence ATGCCTGAAAAGAATATTGTTTTAATTGGGGCAGGATATGCAGGTGTACACGCTGCTAAGAAATTAGCTAAGAAATACAAGAAAGACAAAGACGTTAATATTACATTAATCGATCGTCATTCGTACCATACAATGATGACTGAACTTCATGAAGTTGCTGGCGGTCGCGTTGAACCAACAGCAGTTCAATATGATTTACGTCGTTTGTTTAATAGAACAAAGGTTAATCTTGTAACTGATAACGTGACACATGTAGATCATGATAAAAAGATTGTAACAACAGAACACGGGAGCTATCCATTTGATTACCTAGTACTTGGTATGGGCGGCGAACCTAATGATTTCGGGACACCTGGTGTAAGCGACAATGGTTTCACACTTTGGTCTTGGGAAGATTCTGTTAAGTTACGCAAACATATTGAAGAAACTGTAACGAAAGCATCTCTTGAACAAAACGTTGAAAAACGCAAAGCAATGCTATCTTTCGTTGTTTGTGGATCTGGATTTACTGGTATCGAAATGGTTGGGGAACTTTTAGAATGGAAAAATCGTTTAGCTAAAGACAATAAAATTGATCCTTCTGAAATTAAATTAGTTGTCGTAGAGGCAGCTCCAACTATTCTTAACATGCTAGAAAGAAGAGACGCTGACAAAGCAGAACGTTATATGGTTAAAAAAGGTATTGAAATCATGAAAAATGCTGCCATCGTTGAGGTTAAACCCGACAGCATCGTTCTTAAATCTGGCGAAGAAATTCCAACAAGTACATTAATCTGGACTGCTGGTGTTCGTGCTAACTCTGATACAAAAGATTACGGCATGGAAGCTGCTCGTGCAGGACGTTTGAAAGTAAACCAATATATGGAAGCAGAAGGCCTTAAAGACGTGTATGTTGTTGGTGACCTTGCTTACTTTGAAGATGAAGAAGGCAAACCGACACCGCAAATCGTTGAAGGTGCTGAACAAACTGCTTTAACTGCAGCGAAAAGCATCATCGTTGAAATGAGCGGTACTGGTGAAAAAGAAGCCTTCCAAGGTAAATACCACGGAGTTATGGTTTCTATTGGAGCTAAGTACGGGGTTGCTCACCTTGGTGGAATGCACCTTTCTGGTTGGTTCGCTATTTTAATGAAACATATGGTTAACCTTTATTACTTCTTTGGTATTCGTAGTGGATATTACATGTGGCAATATATTATGCATGAATTCTTCCACATTAAAGACCACCGTAATATTTTCCGTGGCTGGACTTCTCGTTACGGTAACGTACTTTGGACACTTCCATTACGCGTTTATCTAGGTTGGTTCTGGATTGACGAAGCTCTTTCTAAAATCTACGGCGAAACAACTTGGGATAAAGTAAGTATTACGAATTTAAAACCATTATTTAATGGTGTTGGTTCTGATTCTTGGTTAACTGCTACAACTTCTAAAATGCCATTCGAATGGTTACAAACTTCTGCTACATCTGGCGCAAGTCAAGCTGCTGGGGATGCTGCTGGTGCGGCTGCAACAAACGTAACTACACCAATTCTTAGTCATATGCCTGGTTGGTTTGAATGGATTATGAAACTTCTAATGCCAAACCTTGATGTTGCACTAGTTATGCAAAAAGTAGTTCCTTTTGTTGAACTTGCAATTGGTCTTGCTATGGTCGTTGGTCTATTCACTTGGCTTGTAAGTATCGGAAGTGCCGGATTCCTAGTAATGTTCACTCTAAGCGCTATGCTTGGTTGGGACAAATTCTGGGCGTTACCAGCTTCTATCGCACTTCTAAATGGTGCTGGACGTACATTCGGTCTTGATTACTGGGCTGTTCCTTGGTTCCAAAAACATCTTGGTCATTGGTGGTACGGAAAACCAAAATCTGTTTATAGAGACAAATAA
- a CDS encoding polyprenyl synthetase family protein yields the protein MQLHAMWDEYPALSNDLKEVLQTIEKNIQIRDKHVEQNVKDLIHAGGKLLRPAFALLSAQTGPDFDKDRAVSIAAALEVLHMATLIHDDVVDDSPMRRGIPTIHSKYGRNYAVYTGDYLFCICFKILSSHSSSVENIEFNSKNIEKILMGELDQMRTSYKMDVTVREYLSRISGKTAQLFALSCYSGAAGSKASRMTVAKCYNIGHYLGMAFQIIDDVLDYTSTDQGLGKPVLNDMKQGIYSLPLIYAMKGHLSEFEPLLAQKLDMTDAASEQVLALISKYNGVEQAFKLANKYTNKALREIKKLPATTYRDDMYRLTKSILDRDI from the coding sequence ATGCAACTTCATGCTATGTGGGATGAGTATCCTGCACTTTCCAATGATTTAAAAGAAGTCTTACAAACAATTGAAAAAAACATTCAAATTCGCGATAAACATGTCGAGCAAAATGTAAAAGATTTAATTCATGCTGGCGGGAAATTACTTCGCCCTGCTTTTGCACTACTTTCCGCTCAAACTGGACCTGACTTTGATAAAGACCGCGCTGTTTCGATTGCAGCAGCGCTAGAAGTCCTTCATATGGCAACGTTAATACATGATGATGTAGTGGATGATTCTCCTATGCGTCGTGGCATCCCAACCATTCATTCTAAATATGGTCGGAATTATGCTGTTTATACGGGTGATTACCTATTTTGCATTTGTTTCAAAATTTTATCTTCGCATTCTTCTTCCGTTGAAAATATTGAATTTAATAGTAAAAATATCGAAAAAATCTTGATGGGTGAACTGGACCAAATGCGTACAAGCTATAAAATGGACGTAACTGTACGCGAATATTTATCACGGATTTCTGGCAAAACGGCTCAACTTTTTGCTCTTAGTTGTTATTCTGGTGCCGCTGGTAGTAAAGCGTCTCGTATGACGGTTGCTAAATGTTACAATATTGGTCACTATCTTGGTATGGCTTTTCAAATAATTGATGATGTACTCGACTATACAAGTACTGATCAAGGCCTCGGAAAGCCCGTTTTAAATGATATGAAACAAGGAATTTATTCACTTCCACTTATTTATGCGATGAAAGGTCACTTGTCAGAATTCGAACCATTACTAGCACAAAAGCTTGATATGACAGATGCCGCATCCGAACAGGTTTTAGCACTTATTTCTAAATATAACGGTGTTGAGCAAGCATTTAAACTTGCAAATAAGTATACAAATAAAGCTCTTCGCGAGATTAAAAAGTTACCGGCTACTACCTATCGTGATGATATGTATCGCTTAACAAAAAGTATTTTAGACCGAGATATTTAA
- the eetA gene encoding flavin-based extracellular electron transfer system protein EetA has protein sequence MKKYLYMVKRWDIIIILSLCVLSFLPIAIFSYVKANDPAPASGKTELIAVISVDSKEYKTVTLTGHKGTDSFDVKQSDGHSNTIEVSGEEIRISKANCNDQVCVRTGAIDKQGDTVVCLPHKLVIEVKASDGSSGNSDDPIISS, from the coding sequence GTGAAGAAGTATTTATACATGGTGAAACGATGGGATATTATCATTATTTTATCTCTTTGTGTGCTTTCCTTTTTGCCGATTGCTATTTTTTCCTATGTTAAAGCAAATGATCCGGCTCCTGCTAGCGGAAAAACAGAACTTATTGCTGTTATTTCGGTTGATAGCAAAGAATACAAAACCGTCACACTCACAGGGCATAAGGGGACTGACAGCTTTGATGTGAAACAATCCGATGGGCATTCTAATACTATCGAGGTTTCAGGCGAAGAAATCCGGATTAGCAAGGCGAACTGTAATGATCAAGTTTGCGTTCGAACTGGTGCCATTGACAAGCAAGGGGATACAGTCGTTTGCCTGCCGCATAAATTAGTAATAGAAGTAAAAGCGAGTGATGGGAGTTCAGGTAATTCAGATGACCCAATTATTTCTTCCTGA
- the menA gene encoding 1,4-dihydroxy-2-naphthoate polyprenyltransferase has protein sequence MSIPSFLKLVEIQTKIASVFPFMLGTLFVVYQYDLFKPVNTLIFFGSMLIFDLTTTAINNYMDYRKATDNHDYDYRTTSNVIGQERISERTVIITIFLMFFIATGLGVWLVVRTDLLVLLIGFVCFCIGILYTFGPVPLSRMPLGEIFSGVTMGFGIFFLAVYVNAYDAGIANLLWQGELVTIQFNLIEIIRIGVVSLPCIFTIANIMLANNLCDLDEDIRNHRYTLPYYIGRKMGIILFNGLYYASFLAVVVSVIVGFLHPIMLLSLLVAYPVYRNLVKFNKEQVKSKTFVIGIRNFVLINATLTILMAVSIVLQQLV, from the coding sequence ATGTCGATTCCATCTTTTTTAAAATTAGTGGAAATCCAAACTAAGATTGCTAGCGTATTCCCATTTATGTTAGGGACGCTGTTTGTTGTCTATCAATATGATCTTTTCAAACCAGTTAATACATTAATTTTTTTTGGTTCTATGTTAATATTTGATTTAACTACAACAGCGATAAATAATTATATGGATTACCGCAAAGCGACCGATAATCACGATTATGATTATCGGACGACGAGTAATGTTATTGGACAAGAACGGATTTCTGAACGAACAGTAATCATCACCATTTTTCTGATGTTTTTTATCGCAACAGGGTTAGGTGTGTGGCTAGTTGTTCGGACTGATTTACTTGTACTTTTAATCGGTTTTGTGTGTTTTTGTATAGGAATTCTATATACATTTGGCCCAGTACCGCTTTCACGCATGCCGCTCGGTGAAATTTTTTCCGGAGTAACGATGGGATTTGGGATATTTTTTCTTGCTGTTTATGTCAACGCCTATGATGCTGGAATTGCTAATTTACTGTGGCAAGGAGAATTGGTAACTATTCAGTTCAATTTAATAGAAATCATTCGAATAGGTGTGGTATCCTTACCGTGTATTTTCACGATTGCAAATATCATGTTGGCGAATAATTTGTGTGATTTAGACGAAGATATTAGAAACCATCGTTACACACTACCTTATTATATAGGTAGAAAAATGGGCATCATTTTATTTAATGGTTTGTATTATGCATCGTTTTTAGCAGTGGTAGTTTCGGTTATAGTTGGTTTCTTGCATCCTATCATGTTACTTTCGCTGTTAGTAGCCTATCCGGTTTATCGCAATTTAGTTAAATTCAATAAGGAGCAAGTAAAGTCAAAAACGTTTGTCATTGGAATTCGCAACTTCGTATTGATTAATGCGACTTTGACAATCTTGATGGCAGTGAGTATTGTACTTCAGCAGTTGGTTTGA
- a CDS encoding KDGP aldolase, which translates to MNEKKFENLPKWNDFALFNFLAKDKENGKEVMDAARGYAVPGIVATNYETAEEAAKAMNELHAVAEVVSVGLGGGGDWNNWRDVLHIARLNPDCHINQPIETAGLTNQLLPETYTNALVRPTGKIGIVKLSSGDEITAEKAVDYCLSAGIPSIKFMSIEGTKHLDELIYLTKVAADKGIYGIEPAGGIGAENIYEITTAIKETGIPFYMPHIFGKTIDKTTGRTKPEEIEKIMAALEEK; encoded by the coding sequence TTGAACGAGAAAAAATTCGAAAATTTACCGAAATGGAATGATTTTGCGCTATTTAATTTTTTAGCAAAAGATAAAGAAAATGGGAAAGAAGTAATGGATGCCGCACGTGGTTACGCGGTTCCGGGAATTGTTGCAACCAACTATGAGACTGCCGAAGAAGCTGCAAAGGCAATGAATGAATTACACGCAGTAGCGGAAGTTGTGAGTGTTGGTCTAGGTGGCGGCGGTGATTGGAATAACTGGCGCGATGTTCTTCATATTGCTCGCCTAAATCCAGATTGTCACATCAACCAGCCGATAGAAACAGCAGGCTTAACGAACCAATTACTACCAGAAACCTACACAAATGCTCTAGTTCGTCCGACCGGGAAAATTGGTATCGTAAAATTATCTTCTGGTGATGAAATTACTGCCGAAAAAGCCGTAGATTATTGCCTTTCTGCTGGCATTCCTTCCATTAAGTTTATGAGCATTGAAGGCACTAAGCATTTAGACGAACTTATTTATTTAACAAAAGTAGCTGCTGACAAAGGGATTTATGGTATCGAGCCAGCTGGCGGAATCGGCGCGGAAAATATTTACGAAATAACTACAGCCATAAAAGAAACCGGCATTCCTTTTTATATGCCACATATTTTTGGAAAAACAATTGATAAAACGACTGGAAGAACGAAACCAGAAGAAATCGAGAAAATCATGGCTGCATTGGAGGAGAAATAA
- a CDS encoding metallophosphoesterase — MIRFFKIALPLLLACFLVACSSASGKTEEITTPIKKNRDLSIVETTDVHYFNPSLSDDGTAFKKYIAAGDGKQLAYSDEITDAFLDDVKAKKTDVLIISGDLTNNGEKASHEGLAKKLTAIEKNGTQVFVVPGNHDINNPWARKFEKDKQLPTDTITPKDFSKIYGDFGYDDAISSDDFSLSYLAAPSSKVWLLMLDTAIYKTNMQQGTPTTEGGLTAGTLDWIKECSALARKNGAKLIPVMHHNLTDHSDVIQKGYTINYNQQVIDTLAAGNMDFSLSGHIHTQNIRAAESTDGKKITDIVTNALSVYPHKYGNITYNAEKENFTYQSQKLDIEGWAKKNGTTDKNLLNFDEFDYETFYNSGYDKAIVDLMTSESFKSYSQSDKEKMADTMGLNNMYFFAGTAPPKSAGMALWDDAPNSFLKDYVLSTSNPPKTSNDHYVSP; from the coding sequence GTGATTCGATTTTTCAAAATAGCCCTACCTCTACTTTTAGCTTGTTTTTTAGTTGCTTGTAGTTCAGCGAGTGGCAAAACAGAAGAAATTACTACTCCCATCAAAAAAAATCGAGATTTATCGATTGTCGAAACGACGGATGTTCATTATTTTAATCCGTCACTATCTGATGATGGGACTGCATTTAAAAAATACATTGCTGCTGGTGATGGTAAACAACTTGCTTACAGTGATGAAATAACCGATGCTTTTTTAGATGATGTCAAAGCAAAGAAGACAGATGTGCTAATAATCAGCGGAGACTTAACTAATAATGGCGAAAAAGCTAGTCATGAAGGATTAGCCAAGAAACTTACTGCTATTGAAAAAAACGGAACACAAGTATTTGTTGTTCCCGGAAATCATGATATCAATAATCCTTGGGCACGTAAGTTCGAAAAAGATAAACAACTACCGACTGATACGATTACTCCAAAAGATTTCAGTAAAATTTATGGTGATTTTGGCTATGATGATGCGATTTCTAGCGATGACTTTTCACTGAGTTATTTAGCTGCTCCTTCATCTAAAGTTTGGCTGTTGATGCTTGATACTGCGATCTATAAAACAAATATGCAACAAGGCACGCCAACAACAGAAGGTGGACTAACAGCAGGAACATTAGACTGGATTAAAGAATGTAGTGCTCTAGCTCGAAAAAATGGCGCAAAGCTTATTCCAGTAATGCATCACAATTTAACAGATCACAGCGATGTTATCCAAAAAGGTTATACGATTAACTATAATCAGCAAGTCATTGATACACTTGCAGCGGGCAATATGGACTTTTCTCTTAGCGGGCATATTCATACACAAAATATCCGTGCTGCCGAAAGTACTGATGGCAAAAAAATTACGGATATTGTGACTAATGCGCTATCTGTTTATCCGCATAAGTATGGTAATATCACTTACAATGCTGAAAAAGAAAATTTCACTTATCAGTCGCAAAAACTAGATATCGAAGGCTGGGCAAAAAAGAATGGTACAACGGATAAAAACCTACTGAATTTCGATGAGTTTGACTACGAAACTTTTTATAATAGTGGCTATGATAAAGCGATTGTCGATTTGATGACAAGTGAATCATTTAAATCCTATAGTCAATCTGACAAAGAAAAAATGGCCGATACAATGGGCTTAAATAATATGTATTTTTTTGCAGGTACCGCTCCACCCAAATCAGCAGGAATGGCACTATGGGATGATGCTCCTAATTCTTTTTTGAAAGATTATGTTTTGAGCACTTCTAACCCTCCAAAAACAAGTAATGATCATTATGTTAGTCCGTAA